TTTATGACCCAAATTatgaaatacttgtaatgtttgcaccttacttgttaatttaagtgcttaaattatattggaactcgataaaggaattgtaaaagatctaatttcatttacttgagttttggtgGGTTATTTGATCGTTAATAAGAATTTGTACTTCTTTGAATATTAGCCTCTTAATAAcctttaaatcagatatttataaagtattttctcttcttgtggagcgggccgaacatctcggcagtagaatagatgcatctatggttcataccgttcgaccctcggcagtgcacagtatatatatttgtattttggatcgggtcgtacgacctcggcataaatcgtgcataATAATACTTGGAGCCTAATTATATTTGATATCGTTTTATTGGCTCGATAGGTTAAAtcatgaaatgatggaaatttaTTTGGGATTTACTATTTGTGAAAGAATTGTTTATTTACTGCTTGTTATTGAGGTTTCATTATCAATTACATAGCCCATGCCTATTTAgatattttgatattttattgtTAGTCCATAatgagtgtcgaagtcgacccctcgtcactacttcttcgaggttagactagatacttactgggtatattttgtttatatactcacgctacacttctgcactacccgtgcaggatctgaggcataTGCATCTGGTTATCATCCCGGAGCGCACTCCTGATTCTCCGAAACTTTGTGGTAAGCTGCCTTCCAACTCGTTCTGCAGCACCCAGAGTCTTTCTTTtgcatttactttctgtctacttcatttcagacaatagtttagtattttttgtatattctactactagctcatacacttgtgacgcCAGGTCTTGGaaattatgctagtagacacttgatgATTTTTAGTTATTTACTTTATCTCATGTGCTCTTAAAAAATTGTTTATCtctcattttattaaatttttacttcatatttattcaataattaaaaatcaactatttctaaattgttaaaagaaacaATCTTGTGGTTAGTTtactattggcttgcctaacggtaacgttaggtgtcatcacggcctataggagaaattgggtcgtgacataatgaGAGGAATTGAATGCAACAATTATTAGGGAAAATGCAACCTTTGGTCTTTCCTCTtcaactttttcttctttttccctttaaaatttttatttttatttttttcattcccGGTTAATAATTTATGTGTTTCTGTTGTTTTTTTGAAGATCATTTCCTTAGAAAAAAGTGTAGTTGCTGtatttatacatacatatatatatatatatatatatatatatatatatatatataattgagagATATTGGTGATGTGGCAGCCTCATTGACATGAAGTGCTTTTATCTTTTTTACAATTATTTTGCTTGTCCTTGGATTTTTTCCATGAAAACTCCAATAGCCGTTGCATCCATTCCCAAAATGACGTAATGTTTAAAAGTGACGCCCATGCACTCAATACATTCAACTTGCTAACAGTCTTTTCTTTTCCTAAAAGACGTAATGTTTAACGAAGTAACGACCATACTTAATAATGCATAATAAGTCTACGAACAATGATCTTGATACCCATTTTTTGGCAAAGATTTGGCTCATTTTATTTGTTGCTTTTTTGGTCCTTAATCAATGGTCTTCGGCTCattttatttgttaattttttGGTCTATGAACAATGTCTTATCCAGAAAGAATAAAATGGTCTTAATACCCAATCGTTTCATTGATCACCGCGTTATGTAGCACCGATCCCAGATATGAATTACATGATTAATTTTTTTTGCGTGTAAAGGGTGAAGATAGTGTGCAGGTATGTTTTACAAAATACCCTTTTCCCCATCAATTTTGATATAAAGAAGGATGAAGTTAAGCATTTGATATTGCACTGCCTTTCCGTAACATTAAAGTGAATATTCTTTAGAAAATCAGTGGATCTCacttcttctaattttatacttTGCCGAGTATGTGGGAATATAGGTTTTGGGTTAAAAAATTTAACAATAACAATGTAAGTACTTTAAATAGgagaagagaaaagaataaaaaatgttaacgactttttgggcaaaatgaagaaaagattaATGTATTGCCCAAAAGTCTTAACACTTTTTTATTCTTTTCGCTTCTCCTATATTTAGGATACTTACATTGTTAATTGTTCAATTTTATAAATTTATGAGATATAATAGAATTTTTCTTCCGTGCACATATAAAAGTTATCCATCCtttataatttcttttttctttactttttactCCCTCTATCCTACCattaatttctgtatttttttaatttctttcatttctatcattttcttATTATTACTCCTTCAATTTAATATCGCGGATAATTTAACTAGTTTAgttaaaaatgccaaataaatttttttattaagaaATGTCAAAGAATTTTTATCACTAACTTAAAGAGTTTTTGAACCAAGTCTCACTATATCAGCAAGTAGTATGCAAAGCAAGAGCAAGGAAAGTTTAAACGGTGGCCGCCTGTCAGTATTTTatcaatgcattaataaaattataaaaactaaGCCTTGTTGTCCTCTTCTTTTTTCATTAAATTTTTGGTCGAACTAAATTTTTTTATTCAACCAGGTATAATTATGTAGATCAGCTAGTTTTTTTTGACTCTCGAACTAGCGCTCCAAAGAAAAAACCAACTCTTTCTTGCCTATCTATCTATTACAAACTAAGCCTTGTATCGATTTACATTAAGACAGGGAAACTATTTAAACCACTTAACAGCTTGCTCCAGTGGTGATTTTGTTGTCCTCTAATGTGTAGCTGTAATACAATCTCTCTGATTCGATGAGCTATTTCTCTTTTGTGGCTTTGAAATCGTCTCGCATTTCTTTTCTGCCATATGTGGTAGACAGAAGCCGCAAATAAGAAGCTGAGAATTCCATCTCTAGCTTTGCTATTCTTTGTTCGCTTGGTCATCCAGTCAACTTCATCATTCCATGTTCCCAGTTGTCTTTTTTCACCCAACCACATTAGTAGAGATGTCCATAAGCATTTGGAGTAGGCACAAGAGACGAACAAATGGTCATGGTCAGCAGTTTCCTCCAATCCTGAGTCACATAGCACACATGCACTTGGCACCTGTATGCCCCATTTTTGTAATCGATCAACTGTAGCAAGTCTTTTAGAGACTGCTATCCATAATATAAATTGATGCCTTGGTAACAAGGAAGGATCAAGAATACAGCTCTTCCATGATACTTTTTAGTACTGTGGGAGAAGGGCCAGATAAGCTTTCTTTATCGAGAAGCTCCATTTATACAGTAGCGTTGTAGTTCTGCTCTGGGATCCACATTTGGAAACCATTCCCTTGCTTCAATTATTTTCCTAACAATCCAGCTAGCCTGTTTAGGGACAGCTATTGAGGTCAATGCATTACTTTTTATGTAGAAACTATGTACCCATTGGATCCACAAGGTGTCCTTCTTTTCAGCAATAGCCCAAAGTATTTTGCAGATTGCAGCTTTATTCCATGTATATAGATAAATGATATTCAGCCCTCCTGCAGATCGAGGCATGCATAGTTTTTCCCAGGAAATAAGTGCTCTTTTTGTAGCCTCATGTTTCCTAGTCCCTAAGAAGACTCTACATATACTTGTTACCTGTTTGATAACCTTCTTGGGTAGTTGGAAGACCTGAGCCCAGTATGTTTGCATTTCGAATAAGACACTCTTGATAAGTTGGGCTCTCCCACTGTAGGAGAGAAATTTTGTAGACGAGCATCGTATTCTAACAATTATCTTTTCCACCAGAGGTTGACACTGTTGAACAGTGATCTTCTTAGAGGACAATGGCACTCCGAGATATTTGAATGGCATTTCTCCTTGAGAAAACTGCATCTCTTCTAAGATTTGGTTTTTGAATTCCTGAGATACCCCTGCAATGTATAAAGAACTCTTTTCCATATTTGCTCTAAGGCCTGAGACATCTGAGAAATGATGAAAGGCTTGAAGCATTAGGTGGATGGAGATCTTGTCTGTTATACAACACATTAACAAGTCGTCAGCAAAACATATGTGCACCAGCTTCATCCTACCACATTTAGGATGATAATTGAAGTCCGGGTTATGCCTAAGCTGTTTCAGAGATCTATTGAGATATTCCATGGCAAGCACAAATAGATATGGCGACATAGGATATCCTTGTCGCAGCCCCTTCTTGGCTTGAAATCTGGGAGTAAGACCTTCATTAATCAGCAGAGAATAACTAACAGTGGACACACATTCCATTAGCAACTGGACAAACTTTGCAGGGAATCCAAATTCTAATAATAGCATTTTTAAAAATCCCCATTCAACTGAGTCATACGCCTTTCTGATATCCACATTCAGTATACATCTAGGAGAAACACCGTTATGAGAATAGCCTTTGACTAATTCATGAGCTATTATGACATTATCGAGTATGGTTCTCCCTTCAATAAAAGCTGACTGAGAGTTCCCGACAATATAATCAACTACCCTTTTCAGTCTTGAAGCAAGTATCTTGGATATAAGTTTGTAGACTGTAGAGCAGCATGCTATTGGTCGGAATTCCTTCATATAGTTAGGGTCAACTACCTTTGGAATCAATGTTACAGTAGTGCAATTAATCTCCTTTAGTAGTTTACCAGTTTCAAAAAACTGAAGAATTGCTAGAGTCACTTCCTCTCCAATGATCCCTCAGTACTCTTTAAAGAATTCCGTAGGGAAGCCATCAATACCTGGGGTCTTGTCATTTGGAAGGTCTTTTAATGCCTGCACTACTTCCTCCTTTGTCACTGGTTGGAGTAGTAGTAGCTGTTGTTCTTCTGTCAGACATGGACCATCTTTTGCAATGTTCACATTGATTCATGGAAGCTCATATGCTGCTGTACCCAATAACTTCTGAAAAAAAGTTGTAAACTCATGTTGGACTTGAGTTGGGTAAGTGAGGCTAACTCCTTGTTCTGTACAGATGGATGATATCCTGTTTCTTGCTTGTCTTGCCTTGAGGGATGCATGGAAAATTTTTGTATTAGAATCATCATAGGCAACTCAGGTTGCTCTGGACTTTTGTATGAGTACCTTCTTTTGAATGGAAGCCCATTTCTCTATTGGCATATTGAGATCTCTCTCTTCATTGATCAAGTGAGAGTTGAATAAGTCAGTACTTAGACTTTCCTGGACACATTGCAGCTTCTCTTTGAGGTCGCCAATTCTCTTATCTACTGCAGCCATTTCCTTGTTCATATGCTTAGTCTCATTTTGTATGACATTGAGCTTTCTCCAAATGCTAAACATGGGATAACCTGGTACTTCTTGTATCCACACCCTCTGAACTACTTCTTTGAAAGCCTGTTGTTGTAGTAACACTGTAAGCAGCCTAAATGGGCTAGGAAGGGACCATCTAGCTACCTCAGTGTTGATCAATATTGGAGAGTGATCAGAGCATTCTGGAACATGATAAAAGACTTCAAGGCTGCTAAATTTTGTAAACCAGTTATCATTTCCAAAGGCCCAAGCGATCCTGCTGTAAATCCTATCAGTGGCATCTCTGTTGTTACTCCATGAGTATGAGCATCCTTTTCTGGTGATCTGACCTAAGCCAGCTTCTGCAATACCTTCCTGAAAATCCACAATTTCAGATGGATATACTGGTAGGCcatttattctatcattgacggACAAAATGGTGTTGAAATCTCCCAAGACAATCCAGGGATCAATCATAGTGTCACCAATTTGTTTGGGTAATCCAAATTTCTTTCCTCTCAGGTCCTGTGTTGAATCCATATACAAAAGTCATTGTACAGGCAAATTGAGAGTCTCTATCTTTGACATGGCAGTGCACCAGCTGGGAACTAGTTAGCAGAATGGTCACTACAACCCTTTAAGGCTTCCAATAGATCCAAATTCTCCCATTAGGTGTTGATGTATAGCCTGCATATACCTCCCATTCAGCTTCCAGATTTCTTTTCACTTTAGTAGCattcctttgctttatttttgCCTCAAGGCAACCTATTAAAACTAAACTTTATTTTTATGCAAGAAGGCTTTAAGTTCCTTCTGCTTATAGGGCTTATTGAGCCCTCTTATGTTCCAAGAGCAAAAAATCATGGAGGGTGTTTTGTAGGGCTGGTTCCTTTGGCAGCCCTCTCCATGGCTTTCTCTAGCTGAATTCTCAGTACACTATATTTGTTCTGTCTCAGGAGATGCTCAACATCATCAATTATAATTTGTTCTCTTGGACAGACCACTTCCTCATTCATTTTCTGCTTCCCCCTTGTGAGATTCTTAGCTGCTGAAGCTTGCTCTATATATTCAATAGCCTTAGGTTGGTCATTTTCCACAGGCACGACCTCTGTACTATTGGCTTCCATAACAGGCTCAGCTGCAGTATGTTGGCCCTGAGTCTGTTTAACCCTCTATTGTGGTTGCTTCTGTTGCTTTCTCCTTCTGGGATTAGGTTTGGCTTGGGCAGGAACATCTGTTTTGGTTTTCTTACATGTATCCTTGTGTTTCCCAATTTGCAGACAATCCTGACAATAGCTTGGCTTCCATTCATATTCTATTTCCTGAAATAGGCACTTCCCATTAGGTTCTTCAATGGTCAATGATTCCGGCATCAGCTGTGATATATCCATGTTAATAAGCATCCTGGCATACGATATCCTTTCCTCTTGTGCTGTTAGCTTGTCAGTACAGACTGGTTTCCCCAAACAGCTTGCTATTCTGCCGAGATTATCAGTCGTCCAGTATTGAATTGGTAGCCCAGGGAATATTACCCATATAGGAAGAACTTTGTTTTGCTCTTGACTAAATTGGAAGTCAGGTTCTCATTGCTTGATAATCATGGGTCGATTACTGAACGTATATGGTTCGTTTTGTAGGACCTTTGTCTTCTCTTCCTCATTATGAAATCTGAATATAAAATATCGTTGATCGTGCAAAAATACCTGAGGAGTGTTGACATAATTCCAGACACCGTAGACAAATTTGAGCATTTATTTGAAGGTAGGTTCCCTCCAATCACATATCCAATTAGAGCTGATCGCCATTTCTGATTTTGCATCTCTAACTCCGTCTGATTGAGCTTGACCACTTTAAGTCCATCCCTCAAAACAGGTGGGTAGTAATCAAGCTTCAGCGCTAACTGTTGTGACCTATTCCCTTTGACCACCTCTGCCATTGTAGGTTTAATCGGAGCTAGGGTTTGTGGAACACCAGTTTTCGGGGTAACAGTACGGGTATTGCCTTCCTTCATCGTAGGGGAAGGCGGATCTGGTTCTACGAGCGttgattctttcttcttcttccttgtcATGGCGATCCTTGCTAAAACTGCGCCGAGAGCATTTCAAGAGAAGGAAAGAGCGTTTTTTCATTAAATTAAGCCTTAAAGATAAAGGCATACAAATCAGTAGTTTAGCAATAAGTTTAATGGAAGTTTCTTCATTTGCGATAATTTCAACTCTCAACTAGGTGATTGCTTAATAATGACAACAACTTGAAGAGACTTTACACTTTAGTATGATGATTGAACAACTTTTTTCAATTATAGTGGgtgaaaataactatcatgtttATTTCCGTcactttttttttcgaattttttttaaaagtcaaAAACATGTTCTTAAttcaaattacaaaaaaaaaataaattaattgggTGAAACTCTCTTATTCTATAACTCATCTACACATGCGGTTACCTACAACCAGAACTATACTTTACTTGCGCATTTGTGAAAGGATTACATCGAACACAATGTTAATGAGATAATAATACAAAAATCAAAGTAACCTCTTACTAATTTTTAATGGGCCGAGCAAATACTCTAAATGATAATTAACATGTATTAAAAAAGTAATTTAACACATATTACTTTAAGTTATACTCTCTTAGTTGTTTTAATTATCGAattcataatttatttatatatatttaataaattttttaatataaatataaatctagATTTGTCCATTCAATTCAAGGTATTTTTGGCCCTTTCCCTGCAACAACAGAGAAAACGTTATTAGTCACAGCTGTTTTTGCCGTGTCATACTTTCCAAAAGTGTGTCCATTCAAGGATATTCATAAACCAACTGTGGCCTCGTGAATACGGTCTTTCTCATTCTTGTGTTCTTCCTAGTTCAAAGTCTGTCATTCACGATTCAAGAAAGTGTTTTCTGTCGTTGTTCTTCAAATGCCTCAAGAAAGAACCAAACCCATGGAGAAGACTGCTCAATTTCGTCCCTCTGACACTGAACTGATAATGCAATTGATGAAATTTGTGGCTGGAAAATGCTTACCAACTGAAGAATTGATTGTCTTTGCAGATGTTTACAGCAAAGAGCCATGGCATTTAATTGGAGACATTAGTTCCAAGAAAACCCATTATTTCCTCAcccaattgaagaagaagaagcccacTGATGCCCGATTCAACAGAACTACTGGTAATGGCACTTGGACACAGCAGAATAAAGGCAAGAAAATTCTTGATGAGGATGAGAGTCTGATTATTGGGTTTAAAAGAAGCTTGAGTTACAAGAACAAGAAAGACTCCTCTTTGAATGGCTGCTGGTTGATGATGGAGTATTTCTTGGCTGACTCTCTTCTTCGTGAGTTGAAATCTAAGGATGCAAAAGAATTTGTAATATGTGCGATTAAGAAGAACCCCAGATCAGAAATCCGAGGAAATAGTATTGCTACTGTTGTAGAGTATAAGAGGTTCATTGATCGTGTGGTTCATCTCCAAACATCACCCGAAGAAGAACAGAGTACTATGATTTTGTCTAACAAAAGTCCTGTGATGTTGGAGAGCACTTCCTCTCATGTTTTTTCTGTGGAACAATTAGAACCAAAGGATGGAATGTTGGTTCTTGCTAATTAGACTGATTCTGATGAATTCTTTGGAATGCTGAACGTAGAAAATCAAGAATGCTATTATCAGGAAGGTGATGAGGTAGAATTTGATTGGGAATCTATATTGGatcttggggatcatggtttaGTGCAGAATGACTTGCTTTACtaattcttgaaaattgaaacttGGTAGATTTCTGAAAAGggtattttttgtttttgagtttctttgaaatCCAAGATAACTTTTTTTTTAGATTAGGATATCTGTGAAATCTTAGGGATTCTGACATTGATTTATTGGATATTTAGATTATGTTGGTGTTACAATAACAACCAACACATTTTTTCATCATCGATTTTGTGCAATGTAGATCATATTGTCGTTTTCTCAAGGTCTCAGTGACTCTTAGAGTTCATTCTAATTGTTTATAATGAAAAGTTCAATTATGGAAGATGCtcttttttattttgcttttgctCATTTGTTGATGTCCAGTTTCTTTGATCTATTTGACATTTTCTCTTGATGTTCTGTTTTGTGTTTTCCTGTTTATAGAATTTTGTTGTTTCACTATTTTTGGGCTGTTGGTATAGGATCACTCTTCGTATGATCTGTAATATCAAGCTGCTAAAACTAAGACAACAGCAGCAAATAAGAGAAGTCGGATTAATTTAGTACCTTAACAAAAACTTTCATTTGTAGCAATGAATGTAGGAGGCTTGAAGATAAGTCTTAAGAAGTGAAAACAGAATGCATTGACCACTGATGTTGAGCTATGCATTTTTTGGCATCTGAAAGTAATATTTCCTCAAGTTCACTCTCCGTTAACATCATCAAATTCGGCAGTTAGTCATTTTTGTATGTCTTGTTGGCTAAATGGCTAACTTATGGAATGTTTTTTCTGGTACACTTCATTTGTGCACTCTATTTTACTTAAGTTGCTTCGCTGGTCGCTGTATATGCTATTTCAGCTTCTTTGACTCTTTGCTAATACTCTTCTTCTCAGCAACAATTTTATAAAGTCATATTTTCTCCAAAGTAGCTTATATTAGATGGTCTCTCTCTATCTTTCCCACCCCCAATCCCCATCTCTACATCCTTACTTATTAGCTATGGTTTCCTAATGCATTGTCTAACCATTTTATGGCGCCATTCAGTTGTACACTTTACTTTGCTTCTATAGTATGCTCCTGCATTCAGAGTCTCAATCGCCATCCTAATGCCTCCAGCTTTTGTTGTCCGCTTCTTCTAACTGAATCATTTTAGCTCTTGATGGTTTATAGGCCCAAAACAGTTCCAAAagcccttttcttcttttgagcTAATGTTTAACTCTGAATCAGTCTAATCATAATGCTTGTTTGAAGTAGAATTTTGCAGTTATTAGGTGGCGTAAAAGATCCAAGGTGGGAGATATAGTTGGGAGCAAAATGGAGTGGCTTCACTGTTCAAGGTAATATGAACGCCTCAGTGTTATTTGGCTTCTCACTTGTGCTGTATACATGGGATGTTTGTTCAATAAGCAATTTGTCCATTGATTTAATGTTTTACTTTGTATCTTTCTTTGTGTTTTCGTGGATTGTGCTAATTCTGGTCGGTGGGGTCTGTGGGCTGCTCCCACCCGTGAAAAGAACAACCTTTGGAGGAGCATTTAAAAGACATATTATAACTATACTAGTCACTAATGCTTTAATCCTTGTATAGCTTCTCATCCAAAGGAGGTAAAAACTTTTTTCTTCCTAGACTTTTTCTGTTATAGAGGGGGGTTGGGGAAGGGTATTGTGAGAATCAAACACACACCTTATGCATGGATATTTTGACGAGTAACGCGTGTTAAACCTTGGTGTTATAAGGAGCTAACATCTCAATCTTTCAGTCATGGTTTCCCGATTTAACTCGAAAGTTTGTAGTTTTGAAAGGAAGATACGTCTCTGCCTTTCTTTATTTTAGTATAATGTTAGCAAAGTGCAGCAGAGTAGTCAAAAGTGAAAAGCGCAAAAAGCTCCAAAGTCTGCTGGAGCTTTAAGCGCAATTAAAgtgtggaaaaaaaaaaaaaaatgaaatgcatTGCAAAAATATGTAACTACAAACACAAATAATAATTATTTGGACAAAAGAATAGAAAACTATAATCAAGCTATATATATGATGTTGTGCCCTTAAAGACAGAGCCCATTGGTGAAGGTGCAGACGCCTAACACCTTGACGCCTACACTAAAGCGCCAATTAAGTGAGCACGACCTGGGCTTTACCGAGCTTCAGGACTTAAGCGCACTTTAAGCTAGCCTTTAACAACACTGAAGTGCAGTAGTTGAGTTTCCTGCATATCCTATGgcatttcatgaatttttaaCATGAAGAGATTGTGGTGTCCGAGGCGTCCTATGTCCTTTCTTAATCTAGGTTTTATTTGCTTTTATCTTTTAACATTTTatctgcttttttttttcttttaggatTTAGCCAAGATTTCAGCATATAGGGATAGAAGGTTTCCAGGAACTCAGGAAAAATTTGAATATGCTTTGCTGAAGTCGACAACTGTTTATGTGGGGAACATGTCCTTCTACACAACAGAGGAACAAGTATATGAGCTGTTCTCTCGTGCTGGAAGATTAAAAAGATAGTGATGGGATTGGACAAGAATTCCAAAACTCCTTGTGGGTTCTGCTTTGTAATGTATAGCTCGAACC
This DNA window, taken from Nicotiana tabacum cultivar K326 chromosome 4, ASM71507v2, whole genome shotgun sequence, encodes the following:
- the LOC107829240 gene encoding NAC domain-containing protein 83-like, coding for MPQERTKPMEKTAQFRPSDTELIMQLMKFVAGKCLPTEELIVFADVYSKEPWHLIGDISSKKTHYFLTQLKKKKPTDARFNRTTGNGTWTQQNKGKKILDEDESLIIGFKRSLSYKNKKDSSLNGCWLMMEYFLADSLLRELKSKDAKEFVICAIKKNPRSEIRGNSIATVVEYKRFIDRVVHLQTSPEEEQSTMILSNKSPVMLESTSSHVFSVEQLEPKDGMLVLAN